The following coding sequences are from one Schizosaccharomyces osmophilus chromosome 1, complete sequence window:
- a CDS encoding Schizosaccharomyces specific protein produces MSVITHSANAVSKPPSLPSTLAPVQAFQEKTDSSSSVLSFCLFLSYLGSVAGISGYTLLKYYVRPRWLELLALRHAYVKHNLIKLEHISAKAIDIEKETANLQANHDLWIRAKVAKSRISTLKTIAQNKAQQIPAEASLNLSIQGFKDVLNAKVGEFLPLYNSDSLSSDQISQFHDDLCNYKRLHLSIS; encoded by the exons ATGTCGGTAATTACGCATTCTGCAAACGCAGTATCCAAACCACCTTCACTGCCTTCAACGCTTGCTCCAGTTCaagcttttcaagaaaaaacgGATTCCTCTTCTAGTGTGCTctcattttgtttgttcCTTTCATATCTGGGCTCTGTCGCTGGAATATCGGGTTATACGTTGTTAAAG TATTATGTTCGTCCTAGATGGCTCGAATTGCTCGCATTACGACATGCCTATGTGAAACACAACTTAATAAAGTTAGAACATATTTCCGCAAAAGCAATAGATattgaaaaggaaacagCTAATCTACAAGCAAACCACGACTTATGGATTAGAGCAAAAGTAGCTAAAAGTCGGATATCTACACTAAAAACTATTGCACAAAACAAAGCACAACAAATACCAGCAGAAGCATCTCTAAACCTAAGTATACAGGGATTCAAGGACGTTCTGAATGCTAAAGTTGGCGAATTTCTTCCCTTATACAACTCCGACAGCTTGTCATCCGATCAAATATCACAATTTCACGATGATCTTTGTAACTACAAAAGGCTTCATCTGTCTATTTCatga
- the tsr1 gene encoding ribosome biogenesis protein Tsr1 has translation MSHHHRSNVKPKKPFKSKHASKSSLKERYSNNIEPNRTGPKSIQHTSTKADRRNNAKQIQLNKRNETAMNNRIFGGKNGAPKVVTIVPLCSNVDPWSILKNLLASVDPEADLPLIEENSNQYCTMITRFKQKLHFLIPGKNFYSLVDACKASDYVVFGLSATQEVDEFGELVVRTTQCQGISSVISVVNDMSIIDNMKTRGEVKKSLQSFMNFFFSDQDRVFASDVSQDALNVVRALCTSHPRGIFWRDSRAYLLAQDVEYNEGKLFVKGIVRGKGLDPDSLVHISGFGDYQINCIYDASDSKPKSSDTMEEDKNVNEAGLVELAAPTENQEQIETLAPNDFNMEMEMEPEHPRGVRLDDFYYLDDEQEPVPVPKRVPKGTSSYQATWIPGVDEEEEQYSDVEDTELLVENEGGPEEEQPVSEQAESVAGDDDDAKSEMFVELNEEEETRQYEEYRQKMKEQQEELEFPDELEIDPKDLARERLKKYRGLRSFFSSPWDAEEYDPSEPPEWRQLFKLENYRNLKNKLYKQPFIGEAKPGKLVVVELRDVPVSVYDYYNQPNNMLVLYSLMAYENKTSVSHFTVTKHSEYEDPLASKEELILQVGPRRLYVRPLYSDPPSSGATNNLQKYNKYLQPKVLALGTLIGPIVFGGLPVTLFKPMPDGSLRLAATGSFLKSDTSAVIVKRAVLTGHPFKINKKIITIRYMFFNPEDVMWFKPIQLFTKQGRTGFIKEPLGTHGYFKATFNGKLTVQDTVAMSLYKRMYPARSRLLTINEDNLQ, from the coding sequence ATGTCCCATCATCACAGGTCAAATGTCAAGCCCAAAAAGCCGTTTAAATCTAAGCATGCCTCCAAGTCATCTCTAAAGGAGCGTTATAGTAATAACATCGAACCGAATAGGACTGGTCCAAAAAGTATTCAACACACCTCTACTAAAGCAGATCGACGAAACAATGCTAAGCAAATACAGctgaataaaagaaatgagACTGCTATGAATAATCGGATTTTTGGCGGCAAGAATGGTGCTCCAAAGGTGGTTACTATTGTACCTCTTTGCTCGAACGTTGATCCGTGGAGTATCCTTAAAAACTTGTTAGCTTCAGTGGATCCTGAGGCTGATCTTCCTTTAATTGAAGAGAACTCCAATCAATATTGCACGATGATAACTCGgttcaaacaaaagttgCACTTTCTGATACCCGGAAAGAACTTTTATAGTCTCGTCGACGCTTGCAAAGCTTCAGATTATGTAGTTTTTGGTCTTTCTGCCACCCAAGAAGTTGATGAATTTGGTGAACTCGTAGTGAGAACAACTCAGTGCCAAGGAATATCTAGTGTCATTTCAGTTGTCAACGATATGTCCATCATTGACAATATGAAAACACGTGGAGAAGTTAAGAAATCCTTACAAAGTTTCatgaacttttttttctctgaTCAAGACCGAGTTTTTGCCTCTGATGTCTCACAGGATGCTCTCAACGTTGTCCGTGCTCTGTGCACTTCTCATCCTCGTGGTATCTTTTGGCGTGATTCTCGAGCCTACCTTTTAGCTCAAGACGTTGAGTACAATGAAGGGAAGCTCTTTGTTAAAGGTATAGTGCGTGGTAAAGGTTTAGATCCGGATTCCTTGGTTCATATTTCAGGTTTCGGTGATTATCAGATAAATTGCATATATGATGCTTCTGATTCAAAACCGAAGTCTTCCGATACAatggaagaagacaaaaatgTGAACGAGGCTGGTTTAGTTGAACTTGCTGCTCCAACTGAAAACCAAGAGCAAATAGAGACCCTTGCTCCAAATGACTTTAATATGGAGATGGAAATGGAACCTGAGCATCCACGAGGCGTCCGTCTTGATGACTTTTACTATTTGGATGACGAGCAAGAACCCGTGCCGGTTCCTAAACGCGTCCCAAAGGGCACTTCTAGCTATCAGGCTACTTGGATTCCTGGTGtggatgaagaagaagaacaataTAGTGATGTTGAAGATACAGAATTACttgttgaaaatgaagGTGGTCCTGAAGAAGAGCAGCCGGTTAGTGAGCAGGCCGAAAGCGTAGCTggtgatgatgatgatgccAAGTCTGAAATGTTTGTCGAACTaaatgaagaggaagaaaccCGACAATATGAAGAATATCgccaaaagatgaaagagCAACAGGAGGAGCTCGAATTTCCTGATGAATTAGAGATAGATCCTAAGGACTTAGCAAGAGAacgtttgaaaaaataccGTGGTCTTCGtagtttcttttccagtCCTTGGGATGCTGAGGAATATGATCCAAGTGAGCCCCCCGAATGGCGTCAATTATTCAAGCTTGAAAACTATCGGAACCTAAAGAACAAGCTTTACAAGCAGCCGTTTATTGGTGAAGCCAAGCCAGGAAAGCTTGTTGTTGTAGAGCTTCGAGATGTACCTGTTTCTGTTTATGATTATTATAACCAGCCTAACAACATGCTTGTGCTTTATTCTTTGATGGCATATGAGAATAAAACAAGCGTATCCCACTTTACGGTTACCAAGCACTCGGAGTATGAAGATCCTCTAGCttctaaagaagaattgattCTACAAGTTGGACCACGTCGCTTGTACGTGAGACCGTTGTATTCCGACCCTCCTTCATCGGGTGCAACAAATAACCTACAAAAATATAACAAGTATTTGCAACCTAAGGTACTTGCATTGGGTACTCTCATTGGCCCTATAGTTTTCGGTGGTTTGCCGGTAACACTATTCAAGCCTATGCCTGATGGTTCATTACGTTTAGCTGCTACTGGTTCTTTCCTTAAGAGTGACACTTCTGCCGTAATAGTTAAGCGTGCTGTTCTTACCGGCCATCCATTCaaaattaacaaaaagatTATCACTATTCGTTACATGTTCTTCAACCCTGAAGATGTTATGTGGTTTAAACCTATCCAGCTATTTACCAAACAAGGTCGTACTGGATTTATTAAGGAGCCATTGGGTACTCATGGATATTTCAAGGCTACATTTAACGGCAAACTTACTGTTCAAGATACGGTTGCCATGTCCTTGTACAAGCGAATGTATCCTGCACGATCTCGTTTGCTCACTATCAACGAGGATAATCTCCAGTAG
- the thi4 gene encoding bifunctional thiamine-phosphate dipyrophosphorylase/hydroxyethylthiazole kinase yields the protein MKPTVNYSLYLVTSSTQVAPGSSLEKQVEEGIIGGVTLVQLREKDISTKLFLERAKNVLDICRKHGVPLLINDRVDIALAIGAEGVHIGQDDMDCKTVRKILGEDSIIGVSTNNIHEVDCAAADCADYVGIGSIYDTSTKNVKERIIGITGLRKILEHMSKMPRQLNSVAIAGLNDTNIQRVMYLSEVNGKRIDGIALVSAIMSSRTPCETAKNLRHMIESPPCFAQVHSNISTVPELAAQVGPLFAKTKDYTPLIHHLTNGVAKNFSANVTLAVNASPTMGESKEEVADFAKFAGSLVLNIGTVQDRETLIYASQVYNSLNRPIILDPVGVGATKFRTDAVSGLLNNAYFDIIKGNEGEIMCIAGEEGLMRGVDSISQHTISSRTSAVEKLALERRCVVTMSGPTDIISDGKSTYIIKNGTPLLGKITASGCSLGSVMGVAVSLCQEDKLLAAVSATLLYNIAGELAVIEKNPVVSHTAQGPGTFVPVFIDKLHFLVNQCMEGDYNWMNYARIEKL from the coding sequence ATGAAGCCGACGGTCAATTATTCGTTGTATTTGGTAACAAGCTCTACGCAAGTAGCTCCAGGATCTAGCTTGGAAAAGCAAGTAGAAGAAGGAATTATCGGAGGAGTTACTTTGGTTCAACTTCGGGAGAAAGATATTTCCacaaaattgtttttggaaagagcGAAAAATGTTTTGGATATTTGTCGAAAACATGGCGTGCCACTATTGATTAACGATCGAGTCGACATTGCATTAGCCATTGGCGCTGAAGGAGTTCACATCGGACAAGATGATATGGATTGTAAAACAGTTCGCAAAATTTTAGGAGAGGATTCCATAATTGGTGTCTCTACAAATAATATTCACGAAGTCGACTGTGCTGCTGCTGATTGTGCCGATTATGTTGGGATTGGCTCTATTTACGATACAAGTACCAAAAATGTCAAAGAGCGTATCATTGGTATTACAGGTCTTCGCAAGATATTGGAACACATGTCAAAAATGCCCCGTCAGCTGAATTCAGTTGCCATTGCTGGTTTAAATGATACTAATATCCAGAGAGTAATGTACCTGAGCGAAGTTAATGGAAAGCGCATTGACGGTATTGCTTTAGTTTCTGCTATCATGTCATCAAGAACACCTTGCGAAACTGCCAAGAACCTTCGTCATATGATTGAATCCCCTCCTTGTTTCGCTCAAGTCCATTCCAATATATCAACAGTTCCAGAGTTAGCTGCCCAAGTGGGTCCCTTGTTCGCCAAAACAAAGGATTATACCCCTTTAATTCATCATCTAACGAATGGTGTTGCCAAAAATTTTTCTGCGAATGTGACTTTAGCTGTCAACGCTTCTCCAACTATGGGAGAAAGTAAGGAAGAGGTTGCTGACTTTGCTAAATTTGCTGGTTCACTTGTTTTGAACATTGGGACTGTGCAGGATCGAGAGACGCTTATTTATGCTTCTCAAGTCTATAATTCCCTGAACCGACCTATTATTTTGGATCCAGTAGGTGTTGGTGCAACAAAGTTTCGCACCGATGCCGTTTCAGGATTATTGAACAATGCGTATTTTGATATAATTAAAGGCAACGAAGGCGAAATTATGTGTATCGCCGGTGAAGAGGGTCTTATGAGAGGGGTTGATAGTATCTCTCAGCATACTATTAGTTCAAGAACTTCTGCCGTAGAGAAATTAGCTTTGGAACGGCGCTGCGTTGTCACCATGTCTGGACCGACGGATATCATTAGTGACGGGAAGAGCACTTATATCATTAAAAATGGAACTCCTTTACTAGGAAAAATAACTGCTTCTGGCTGTTCCTTAGGAAGCGTGATGGGTGTTGCTGTTTCTTTATGCCAAGAAGATAAACTACTTGCCGCAGTTTCTGCGACATTGCTATATAATATTGCCGGGGAATTAGCAGTTATCGAAAAAAACCCTGTAGTATCTCACACTGCACAAGGTCCTGGAACCTTCGTGCCCGTTTTTATTGACAAGTTGCATTTCCTTGTCAATCAGTGCATGGAGGGTGACTATAATTGGATGAATTATGCTCGTATTGAAAAACTCTGA
- the cnl2 gene encoding centromere localized protein Cnl2 has product MEHKILSDFLLSQGTFSSIVHLQEWKELFPRRFRDEPLLIELYDRCAKQQQKRLEKIKANIEIESQVLGKNERDQMLLANIRRFFQTAASQASEQDEFYTMYAAKPLDIAAINQRLENALKSVKAEVSVEREKYSTLSSQLDAEIDSLNDLKWSKDPSLEEPITLFDDLIEQLEKHCNGTSSTSNTDELD; this is encoded by the exons ATGGAGCATAAAATTCTAAGCgattttttgctttcccAAGGAACCTTCTCTTCAATCGTTCATCTTCAAGAATGGAAAGAACTTTTCCCTCGTCGTTTTCGCGACGAACCTTTGCTTATTGAGCTTTATGACCGATGTGCCAAACAGCAGCAAAAGCGATTAGAGAAAATTAAGGCCAACATTGAGATTGAAAGCCAAGtacttggaaaaaatgagaGAGACCAAATGCTTCTTGCGAATATTAGAAGGTTCTTTCAAACAGCTGCTTCCCAAGCTTCTGAGCAAGACGAATTTTATACAATGTATGCTGCTAAACCGCTCGACATCGCGGCTATCAACCAACGTTTGGAGAATGCACTGAAAAGCGTCAAAGCAGAGGTTAGCGTAGAACGCGAGAAATACTCTACATTATCCTCTCAATTAGACGC AGAGATTGATTCGCTAAATGACTTAAAATGGTCAAAGGATCCTAGTTTAGAAGAGCCTATAACTCTTTTTGATGATTTGATTGAGCAATTGGAGAAGCACTGCAATGGAACATCTTCTACCAGCAATACTGATGAGTTAGactga
- the cdb4 gene encoding endonuclease Cdb4, with the protein MNSIHRGYMGKEVKQETSVDYSLNNSETINKYKLAGEVSQNVLSKVVDLCKEGAKLFDICVRGDQLLEEAVGKVARGKDSYKGIAFPTAVSPNGVAAHLSPLSGDPEANITLKAGDVVKVFLGAHIDGFASLVATTLVVSEETISGQKADVIAAAHAALKAAQRTIKPGNNNWQVTDIVDKIATTYGCKPVSGMLTHQQERNVLDGKKQIILNPSETQRAQFDNFTFEEGEVYGVDILVSSSPSGKIKRSDIATRIYKKNDTKYMLKLQASRKVYSEIQNKFGAYPFSTRNINQDSRTNMAFGECTQHELLYPYDVLTDKEGGYIAEFYSTIALTKNGTIAFSNAEPINSIQSDKKIEDQEIKSLLQIPLKTSTASKKKKSNKKKSTGESKPAQ; encoded by the exons ATGAATTCAATACATCGCGGTTACATGG GTAAAGAAGTTAAGCAAGAGACTTCTGTTGACTACAGCTTGAACAATTCTGAAACTATTAACAAGTACAAGCTTGCTGGTGAAGTTTCTCAAAATGTCTTGAGCAAGGTCGTCGACTTGTGCAAAGAGGGAGCTAAGCTCTTCGACATTTGTGTTCGCGGTGATCAGCTCTTGGAAGAGGCTGTTGGTAAGGTTGCACGCGGCAAGGACTCTTATAAGGGTATTGCTTTCCCCACTGCTGTTTCTCCTAATGGAGTTGCTGCACACTTGTCTCCCTTGTCTGGTGACCCCGAAGCCAACATTACTTTGAAGGCAGGTGATGTTGTCAAGGTTTTCTTGGGTGCTCATATTGATGGTTTCGCTTCTTTGGTCGCTACTACTCTTGTCGTTTCCGAAGAAACCATCAGTGGTCAAAAGGCAGACGTGATTGCTGCTGCTCATGCCGCCTTGAAGGCCGCTCAACGTACCATCAAGCCTGGAAACAACAACTGGCAAGTCACTGACATTGTCGATAAAATTGCTACTACTTATGGATGCAAGCCTGTTTCTGGTATGCTCACTCACcaacaagaaagaaatgtGCTCGACGgtaaaaagcaaatcatTTTGAATCCTTCTGAAACTCAACGTGCACAATTTGACAACTTTACATTTGAAGAAGGTGAAGTTTATGGTGTCGATATTTTGGTCTCTTCTTCCCCTAGTGGAAAAATTAAGCGTTCTGACATTGCTACCCGtatttacaagaaaaatgatACCAAGTATATGTTGAAGCTTCAAGCCAGCCGTAAGGTCTATTCtgaaatccaaaacaaGTTTGGTGCTTATCCCTTTTCCACTCGTAACATCAACCAAGACAGCAGAACCAACATGGCTTTTGGTGAATGCACCCAACACGAGCTTTTGTATCCTTATGATGTTTTGACTGATAAGGAGGGTGGTTATATTGCTGAGTTTTACTCCACTATTGCTTTAACCAAGAATGGTACCATCGCCTTTAGTAATGCTGAACCCATCAACAGCATCCAATCCGACAAGAAGATTGAGGATCAGGAAATCAAATCCCTTCTCCAGATTCCTTTGAAGACTAGCACCGCtagcaagaagaaaaagagtaaCAAGAAGAAGTCTACCGGTGAGAGCAAGCCTGCTCAGTAA
- a CDS encoding DUF4050 family protein, conserved protein, with the protein MQETLNSQNWEVGVKEWCKRRSEWLLDHDKIANEYSLEEVVIPKDVYLSVYKMLVHQEQKLKRPVKLSTIVAVLKTGWIEEGYWPATSK; encoded by the exons ATGCAAGAAACGCTGAATTCGCAAAATTGGGAAGTTGGTGTTAAAGAATGGTGCAAAAGGCGCTCTGAATGGTTGTTGGATCACGACAAAATCGCGAACGAGTATTCTCTAGAGGAAGTGGTGATTCCTAAAGATGTTTATTTGAGTGTCTACAAAATGCTAGTGCACCAAGAACAGAAGCTGAAACGACCAGTGAAACTAAGTACTATT GTCGCAGTTTTGAAAACCGGATGGATTGAAGAAGGATATTGGCCTGCAACTTCCAAgtag
- the alp13 gene encoding MRG family Clr6 histone deacetylase complex subunit Alp13, with product MSYKVNERVLCFHGPLLYEAKIIDTEKKEDSSTYLIHYRGWKNSWDEWVGPDRILKWNEENLKTQKELKSNAMAAKQKSAAAKKAASLIPKGGEASGQASKPTGKRSRESSATTMDGDSRETPQRTKTQKSASPVPHVIKNEAVSEAAVDAAVKAVEEESVDEEPPLPKHKIRVPDVLKLWLVDDWEHITKHLQLISLPRKPTVRAAIAAFRESKISSLTNEIDVDVFEQAMAGLVIYFNKCLGNMLLYRFERQQYMEVRRDYPGVEMCDIYGAEHLIRLFVSLPELIDHTNMDSQSIDCLLGYIEEFLQYLVLHKEEYFINKYQDASPNYRSLIGV from the exons ATGTCGTATAAAGTCAATGAACGGGTGTTATGCTTTCATGGACCTTTGCTTTATGAAGCTAAAATTATAGacacagaaaaaaaggaagattcCTCAACCTACTTGATTCACTATAGAGGATGGAAAAATAGCTGGGATGAGTGGGTCGGACCTGATCGAATACTAAAGtggaatgaagaaaatttgaaaaccCAAAAGGAATTAAAGAGTAATGCTATGGCAgctaaacaaaaatctGCGGCGGCGAAAAAGGCAGCTTCTTTAATTCCCAAGGGTGGTGAAGCTTCAGGTCAAGCCAGTAAACCTACAGGAAAACGGTCTCGGGAATCTAGCGCTACTACGATGGATGGTGACTCTCGTGAAACACCTCAAAGAACGAAAACCCAAAAATCAGCCTCACCGGTACCTCACGTTATAAAAAACGAGGCGGTTTCTGAAGCTGCTGTAGACGCGGCAGTAAAGgctgttgaagaagaatctgtAGATGAAGAACCTCCATTACCTAAGCATAAGATCCGTGTGCCTGATGTTTTGAAGCTTTGGTTGGTAGATGATTGGGAACATATCACAAAGCATCTTCAGCTAATATCGTTGCCTCGAAAGCCTACTGTGCGAGCTGCCATTGCTGCTTTCCGGGAATCCAAAATCTCTTCTTTGACGAACGAAATTGATGTTGATGTGTTTGAGCAAGCAATGGCTGGACtagttatttattttaataagTGCCTTGGAAACATGCTACTTTATCGTTTTGAAAGGCAGCAATACATGGAAGTTCGAAGAGACTATCCTGGAGTTGAAATGTGTGATATTTATGGCGCTGAGCACCTGATACGACTTTTTGTTAGTTTACCTGAATTAATTGACCATACGAACATGGACTCACAATCGATTGACTGCTTGTTAGGATATATCGAGGAGTTTTTACA ATATCTTGTACTGCATAAGGAGGagtattttattaataagTATCAAGATGCTTCCCCAAACTATCGATCCTTAATCGGCGTTTAA
- the vam6 gene encoding HOPS complex Rab GEF subunit Vam6: protein MHRSFSLFRVLELSKSKIECIFELGEHIYVSNSNGDLDRYKIYRGADNLNDDFVMEHVEFYSAFTKKPITKVIRDTSKDIFYALSDSSIHVYKISTFEKLQSIGSYCQNMCLYGNNQVILAERKYLNIYKWQAPNRLVHDKSISLNDRARTLAWMSSNMILVSFSNEFVAVNVETSQSSSLNLPWQPSSSLGLGMSYIGMSMKLNRLHITRISDEEVLLSRDTQGYLVNLKSLHVSRQPLVWPTSPQAVIYNSPYLVSLHSQYIYVWNKDTHALIQQIGISNISSTFSCEENTFFTSNSYVWILVPEDFGSQIESLLQSNQLDEAISVLDQIDDVKFPKRNYYLRMTKREKASRSFSSGDYETAMKLFTEICESPSFVLRLFPKLVENDYSDALSILSSGPPPSDLPTVGSPQTSIRPTSKIDSQGQDDSKSVVFNNKRLRSLSAYLTDSRRKANLFLSWDEETYHSYQKDLFRNDDGSIISKKDLENIAVEVDTTLFLTYMVSTPALVGSLLRLPNHCETSVVEANLTSAGMFRELIDYYFGKRDHDDALKLLTKLNEEGTSLSSSKAQEETSKYDDILSYLQKLNAEDKKYVFEYARTPLINDPKASIRLFLNDTSGSSAISHGAVLNYLETVSSEVSIFYLENLIASGKTDLETFSTRLGQLYLRRIHELERESSDKKFSASFESVLKGFMQHLNESRRYDANAILNDIDPNDHHLFEASVILYRHLSRHRDALDVYLDKMKDWKGANGYCDSIYMDTGETEPYYMYLSDLANQQPEGIISFITKYSSRLKMKRIFPLLPKDTSMKTYHTFLSSQFRQLYEEKNKKELQSKLYQTRINDLNADLSHIRSEKVVITREKTCLHCHKRLGKSVISIFPDGSVVHYGCAKKYLVHRNLPYEAY from the exons ATGCATCGATCTTTCTCTCTATTCCGCGTTTTGGAGCTTTCAAAATCTAAAATTGAATGTATTTTTGAGTTAG GCGAACATATTTATGTTTCAAACAGCAATGGTGATCTGGATAGGTACAAGATCTATCGTGGAGCTGACAACTTGAATG ATGATTTCGTTATGGAGCACGTAGAGTTTTATTCTGCATTCACGAAAAAACCAATCACAAAAGTGATTCGTGATACCTCAAAAGACATTTTCTACGCTCTATCCG ATTCCTCCATACATGTGTATAAAATATCAACGTTCGAGAAGCTCCAGAGTATTGGTAGCTATTGCCAAAACATGTGTTTATACGGAAATAATCAAGTTATTCTGGCAGAAAGAAAGTAtctaaatatttataaatgGCAAGCACCCAATCGACTTGTTCACGACAAATCAATCTCCCTTAATGATCGAGCCCGTACTTTAGCATGGATGTCCTCAAATATGATACTtgtctctttttcaaacgAGTTTGTTGCAGTGAACGTTGAAACATCTCAGTCATCCTCTTTGAATCTGCCTTGGCAGCCGTCGTCTTCTTTAGGACTCGGCATGAGTTACATAGGGATGTCTATGAAGTTGAATCGTTTACATATTACAAGAATTTCCGATGAAGAAGTTCTACTGTCAAGAGACACGCAAGGCTACCTGGTTAATCTTAAATCTTTACATGTTTCAAGACAGCCATTAGTTTGGCCTACAAGCCCACAAGCTGTTATCTACAATTCACCTTATTTAGTTTCTCTCCATTCACAGTACATTTACGTTTGGAATAAGGATACTCATGCTCTTATCCAACAAATTGGTATTAGTAACATCTCCTCTACCTTTTCTTGCGAAGaaaatacattttttaCGTCAAACTCTTATGTTTGGATTCTTGTTCCTGAAGATTTCGGTTCTCAGATTGAATCCTTGTTGCAATCGAATCAACTTGATGAAGCGATAAGCGTCTTGGACCAGATTGACGATGTGAAATTTCCCAAACGGAATTATTATCTTCGTATGacgaaaagagaaaaagctTCTCGTTCCTTTTCCTCCGGTGACTATGAGACCGCCATGAAATTATTTACGGAAATATGTGAATCTCcctcttttgttttgaggCTTTTCCCAAAACTCGTGGAAAACGATTATTCTGATGCACTTAGTATCCTGTCTTCTGGCCCTCCTCCTTCAGACCTGCCAACGGTTGGATCTCCTCAAACAAGTATACGCCCAACGTCGAAGATCGATTCTCAAGGACAGGATGATAGCAAATCTGTGGTTTTCAACAACAAACGGCTACGAAGTTTGAGTGCATATTTGACTGATTcaagaaggaaagcaaatctCTTCTTGAGTTGGGATGAGGAAACTTACCATTCATACCAAAAAGATCTTTTTCGTAACGACGATGGAAGTATAATATCtaaaaaggatttggaGAATATTGCTGTCGAAGTTGATACTACACTATTTTTAACATATATGGTGTCTACTCCGGCCCTTGTAGGATCTTTACTGCGTTTACCTAATCACTGTGAAACTTCAGTCGTAGAAGCAAACTTAACGTCGGCTGGAATGTTTCGTGAATTGATTGATTATTATTTTGGTAAAAGAGATCATGACGATGCTCTGAAATTGTTGACAAAACTTAACGAAGAGGGAACCTCTTTATCCTCCTCTAAGGCTCAAGAGGAAACCTCTAAATACGACGATATCCTTAGCtatcttcaaaaacttaATGCTGAGGATAAGAAATATGTCTTTGAATATGCCAGAACTCCTCTTATTAATGATCCTAAGGCCTCGATACGGTTATTTCTTAATGATACAAGCGGGAGTAGTGCTATATCTCATGGTGCAGTTTTAAATTACCTTGAGACCGTATCTTCTGAGGTTTCCATCTTTTATTTAGAGAATCTAATTGCTTCTGGGAAAACAGATCTCGAGACCTTTTCGACTCGCCTTGGCCAACTGTACTTGCGTCGAATTCATGAATTAGAGAGGGAGAGCAGCGATAAAAAATTCTCAGCTAGTTTTGAAAGTGTGTTAAAAGGATTCATGCAGCACTTGAATGAATCAAGAAGATATGATGCGAATGCAATACTTAACGACATCGATCCCAATGACCATCATTTGTTTGAAGCATCGGTAATCCTTTATCGACATTTATCGAGGCATAGAGACGCGCTGGACGTATATTTAGATAAAATGAAGGACTGGAAAGGGGCGAATGGTTATTGTGATTCTATTTATATGGACACTGGCGAGACTGAGCCTTATTATATGTACCTTTCAGATCTCGCAAATCAACAACCAGAAGGAATAATATCATTTATTACGAAGTATAGCTCTCgcttgaaaatgaaaaggatttttCCTCTGTTACCCAAAGATACCAGCATGAAAACTTATCATACATTTTTGTCTTCTCAATTTCGACAACTCtacgaagaaaaaaataagaaagaattaCAATCAAAGTTGTACCAAACAAGGATTAATGATTTAAATGCAGACCTCTCCCACATCCGTTCAGAAAAAGTTGTTATaacaagagaaaagacTTGTTTACATTGCCACAAGCGATTAGGAAAGAGCGTTATTTCTATATTTCCCGA TGGTTCTGTCGTACACTACGGCTGTGctaaaaaatatttggtCCATAGGAATCTTCCCTATGAAGCCTATTAA